In the Rhea pennata isolate bPtePen1 chromosome 25, bPtePen1.pri, whole genome shotgun sequence genome, one interval contains:
- the SLC45A3 gene encoding solute carrier family 45 member 3, with amino-acid sequence MAQKAWISMLFHNRKAQLLLVNSLTFGLEVCLAAGITYVPPLLLEVGVEEKFMTMVLGIGPVLGLIFVPMIGSASDHWHSSYGRRRPFIWMLCLGVLLSLFIIPHASSLASLFALSARPLEITFLILGIGLLDFCGQVCFTPLEALLSDLFQEPDNCRQAFSMYAFMISLGGCIGYLLPAIDWDGSFLAPYLGGQKMCLFSLLAIIFLGCMLATLFVTEEAATQADILASPALKDAPPKPSSPACCSCQVSRSLLQARHVMQALRNLCTLVPRLHSLYCRIPRVIRRLFVAELCSWMALMTFMLFYTDFVGEGLYHGVPRAKPGTDARRHYDEGVRMGSLGLFLQCVMSIFFSTIMDWMVKQFGTRTVYLASVVFFPMAAFVMCLSHSIIVVTISAALTGFTFSALQILPYTLASLYHHEKQVFLHKYKSKEEEDTSQLDKKLVFPKGLLSSQKLPYQNGYTGGLFSSSSSSSPSPTASSALCVSSSCEVSLMMMVGDPDSAPGRGICLDLAILDSAFLLSQVVPSLVMGSIVQFTQSVTAYMVSAAGFGLIAIYFATKVVFDKSDMAKYSV; translated from the exons ATGGCGCAGAAAGCATGGATCAGCATGCTCTTCCACAACCGCAaggcccagctcctgctggtcAACTCCCTGACGTTCGGCCTGGAGGTCTGTCTGGCTGCAGGGATAACCTACGTGCCTCCACTACTGCTGGAAGTGGGTGTGGAGGAGAAGTTCATGACCATGGTTCTGG GGATAGGCCCTGTCCTCGGTCTCATTTTTGTCCCAATGATTGGATCTGCCAGTGACCACTGGCATAGCAGCTATGGCCGAAGGCGGCCTTTCATCTGGATGCTGTGCCTGGGAGTCCTGCTGAGCCTCTTCATTATCCCGCATGCCAGCAGCCTGGCCAGCCTCTTTGCCCTCAGCGCTCGCCCACTGGAGATTACCTTCCTCATCCTGGGCATTGGCTTACTGGATTTCTGCGGCCAGGTCTGCTTCACTCCACTGGAAGCCCTGCTCTCAGACCTCTTCCAGGAGCCAGACAACTGCCGCCAGGCTTTCTCCATGTACGCCTTCATGATCAGCTTGGGGGGCTGCATTGGCTACCTACTTCCAGCAATTGACTGGGATGGCAGCTTCCTGGCCCCATACTTGGGTGGTCAGAAGATGTGCCTCTTCAGCCTGCTGGCCATCATCTTCCTCGGCTGCATGCTGGCCACTCTCTTTGTGACAGAGGAGGCCGCTACTCAAGCAGATATTCTGGCCAGCCCAGCACTGAAGGATGCTCCCCCTAAGCCCTCgtctcctgcctgctgctcttGCCAGGTGTCCAGGAGCCTGCTGCAGGCCAGGCATGTGATGCAGGCCCTGAGAAACCTCTGCACATTGGTGCCGCGGCTGCACAGCCTCTACTGCCGCATACCCAGAGTCATCCGGCGCCTGTTTGTggctgagctctgcagctggatGGCACTCATGACTTTCATGCTTTTCTACACAGACTTTGTTGGGGAAGGGCTTTACCATGGCGTTCCCAGAGCCAAGCCAGGCACGGATGCTAGACGCCACTACGATGAAG GTGTCCGCATGGGTAGTTTGGGGCTCTTCCTGCAATGTGTCATGTCCATCTTCTTCTCGACAATCATGGACTGGATGGTGAAGCAGTTTGGGACGCGAACAGTCTACCTGGCCAGTGTGGTGTTCTTCCCCATGGCTGCCTTCGTCATGTGCCTTTCCCACAGCATCATTGTTGTTACCATCTCAGCTGCTCTGACAGGCTTCACCTTCTCTGCACTCCAGATTCTGCCGTATACACTGGCATCATTGTATCACCATGAAAAGCAG GTATTTTTGCATAAgtataaaagcaaagaagaggaagacACATCTCAGTTGGACAAGAAATTGGTCTTCCCTAAAGGCCTCCTCTCCAGCCAGAAGCTACCTTACCAGAATGGATACACTGGAggcctcttctcctcttcctcatcctcctcaCCTTCTCCAACTGCCAGCTCAGCTCTATGCGTCAGCTCCTCCTGCGAAGTCTCACTCATGATGATGGTGGGAGATCCGGACTCGGCCCCTGGCCGAGGGATCTGCCTGGACCTGGCCATTTTGGACAgtgcttttctcctctctcagGTTGTCCCGTCCCTTGTCATGGGGTCCATCGTCCAGTTTACCCAGTCAGTGACTGCCTACATGGTATCAGCTGCTGGCTTTGGCCTCATAGCCATTTACTTTGCAACCAAAGTTGTCTTTGATAAGAGTGACATGGCCAAGTACTCAGTGTGA